One Nostoc punctiforme PCC 73102 DNA window includes the following coding sequences:
- a CDS encoding metallophosphoesterase, producing the protein MHWLFTGHLRVDKITVKIAELPASLQGTTLVQLSDFHYDGLRLSEEMLEKAIALTNEAEPDLILLTGDYVTDDPTPIHQLVHRLKHLQSRCGIYAVLGNHDIYYSHSKAEVTQALTSIGVHVLWNEIAYPLGKELPFVGLADYWSREFYPAPVMNQLDSVIPRIVLSHNPDTAKILQQWRVDLQLSGHTHGGHIVIPGIGPLVFHYKKLLKKIPKKLRCWVTFLLGDCSKVVRYWEWAQGFHKVQENQLYVNRGLGTYKPGRLFCPPEVTVITLVSH; encoded by the coding sequence ATGCATTGGTTGTTTACGGGACATTTAAGAGTAGATAAAATCACGGTTAAGATTGCGGAACTTCCAGCATCTTTACAAGGTACAACGCTAGTGCAGTTGTCAGATTTTCACTACGATGGTTTGCGCTTGTCAGAAGAAATGTTAGAAAAAGCGATCGCACTTACTAACGAAGCTGAACCAGATTTGATTCTATTAACTGGTGACTATGTAACTGACGATCCGACACCAATTCATCAATTGGTGCATCGACTTAAGCATTTGCAAAGTCGCTGTGGTATCTATGCTGTACTGGGTAATCATGATATCTATTACAGTCATTCAAAAGCAGAAGTTACACAAGCGTTAACTAGCATTGGGGTGCATGTGCTTTGGAATGAAATCGCCTATCCACTAGGAAAAGAATTACCATTTGTAGGACTAGCTGATTATTGGTCGCGGGAATTCTACCCTGCACCTGTGATGAATCAACTAGACTCTGTTATACCCCGCATCGTTTTATCCCATAATCCAGATACAGCCAAGATACTGCAACAATGGCGTGTAGATTTGCAACTATCGGGTCATACCCACGGCGGTCACATCGTAATCCCTGGCATTGGGCCTTTAGTATTCCATTATAAAAAGCTACTCAAAAAAATCCCCAAAAAATTAAGGTGTTGGGTAACGTTTTTACTAGGAGACTGTTCTAAAGTCGTGCGATATTGGGAGTGGGCGCAAGGGTTTCACAAGGTGCAAGAAAATCAACTATATGTCA